The following are from one region of the Phormidium sp. PBR-2020 genome:
- a CDS encoding Spy/CpxP family protein refolding chaperone gives MINSTRSNNRFNNQNCTRKAVLWGLLGFLVLGAVTSSYANAEDLRPRGNHMSQRGPRDGGQMRWMERLDLTPEQTNSIQAIRDRYQPQIDSVRERMQQRRDTMHSVMGSNASEAEIRQQRQQMMQLRDEMSELRFNSMMEIREVLTEEQRAQVREWMEERRGEWGRDRGNRGERRGPGGTR, from the coding sequence ATGATTAACTCAACTCGTTCTAACAATCGCTTCAACAACCAGAACTGCACTCGCAAAGCCGTTCTTTGGGGACTTCTCGGGTTCCTGGTGTTGGGAGCAGTCACCTCCTCCTACGCCAATGCTGAAGATTTGCGCCCCCGTGGGAATCACATGAGTCAGCGTGGCCCCCGAGATGGGGGACAAATGCGTTGGATGGAACGCTTAGACTTAACGCCGGAACAAACGAACTCCATTCAAGCTATTCGCGATCGCTATCAACCGCAGATTGACTCGGTTCGTGAACGGATGCAACAGCGGCGGGATACCATGCACAGCGTCATGGGGAGTAACGCGTCTGAAGCTGAAATCCGTCAACAGCGTCAACAGATGATGCAGTTGCGCGATGAGATGTCGGAGTTGCGCTTTAACTCGATGATGGAAATTCGCGAGGTTCTGACAGAGGAACAGCGGGCCCAGGTTCGTGAGTGGATGGAAGAACGTCGTGGAGAATGGGGGCGCGATCGCGGAAACCGGGGTGAACGTCGTGGCCCTGGGGGAACGCGCTAA
- a CDS encoding sigma-70 family RNA polymerase sigma factor: protein MVAVDKPECPADGELVRRCCQGDELSFRELYRRYQGKVRATLYQLCGREVLDDLVQETFLRVWRGLPKLRSPDYFSTWLYRIVWNVATDKRREFAKSANLRAKLQPEPPVAPPDLMELHYRDWVEQALQELKLDFRSVIVLHDLEDLPQKQVAEILDIPVGTVKSRLFHGRKLVRQYLEQQGVTF from the coding sequence ATGGTGGCAGTAGACAAACCGGAATGCCCCGCCGATGGGGAGTTAGTGCGTCGGTGCTGTCAAGGAGATGAACTGAGTTTTCGGGAACTGTATCGACGTTATCAGGGGAAGGTGCGAGCAACGCTTTACCAACTCTGTGGCCGAGAGGTACTCGATGATCTGGTTCAGGAAACCTTCCTGCGGGTTTGGCGGGGGTTGCCGAAACTGCGATCGCCCGACTACTTCTCCACCTGGCTCTATCGTATTGTTTGGAATGTCGCCACCGACAAACGGCGGGAGTTTGCCAAAAGCGCCAATTTACGGGCCAAACTCCAACCGGAACCGCCGGTAGCCCCCCCGGATCTGATGGAACTCCATTATCGGGATTGGGTGGAACAGGCGTTACAAGAGCTGAAACTGGATTTTAGGAGTGTGATTGTGTTGCATGATCTCGAAGATCTTCCTCAAAAACAGGTGGCCGAAATTCTCGATATTCCGGTGGGAACCGTCAAATCTCGTTTATTTCATGGGCGAAAACTCGTCCGCCAGTATCTTGAACAGCAGGGGGTGACATTTTGA
- a CDS encoding methionine synthase translates to MRGIYITANDRFLDLSIALLNSIRHYDRDVPVTLIPYDENVQEVADYLGKHYQVKLYSDLDKIQRISDQALKIFGDSFFARPNQFRKQVCWFGDYDEFLYIDTDVVVFDKIVNQLDAFDNYDFLCLDYQHSGGIKNVFAPNILEEGVLSEEDVKGIFNGGWWAGKKGLFDEQDLYDVFAECAAHPSYFDFSQKTSDQPIINYMILTRLKPEQRFNLVHQGDGLPGSWAGSSQFLPTGDGALLDPNHGNQRLQYLHWAGIRITPGCPYWDIWKHYRYLNSPVVPPDSALAPKVSLTQRVRKWLKK, encoded by the coding sequence ATGCGTGGAATTTATATTACGGCTAACGATCGCTTTCTGGACTTATCGATCGCCCTCCTCAATAGTATCCGCCACTATGATCGCGACGTCCCTGTTACCCTAATCCCCTATGACGAGAATGTTCAAGAGGTCGCCGATTATCTGGGTAAGCATTATCAAGTTAAACTCTATTCAGATTTAGACAAGATTCAGAGAATTTCTGACCAGGCTCTGAAAATTTTCGGAGATAGCTTTTTTGCCCGTCCAAATCAGTTTCGCAAGCAAGTCTGCTGGTTTGGGGACTATGACGAATTTCTTTATATTGACACTGATGTCGTCGTTTTTGACAAAATTGTTAACCAGCTTGACGCATTTGACAACTATGACTTTTTATGCCTAGACTACCAACATTCTGGTGGTATTAAAAATGTATTTGCGCCGAATATTCTTGAGGAAGGTGTTTTATCTGAAGAAGATGTGAAAGGCATTTTTAACGGAGGCTGGTGGGCTGGCAAGAAAGGGCTATTTGATGAACAAGACCTCTATGATGTGTTTGCTGAATGTGCTGCTCATCCTAGTTACTTCGATTTTAGCCAGAAAACCTCAGATCAGCCCATCATCAACTATATGATCCTAACCCGCCTGAAACCAGAACAGCGTTTCAACTTAGTCCATCAAGGGGATGGTCTTCCCGGAAGCTGGGCGGGTAGTTCTCAGTTTTTGCCTACCGGTGATGGCGCCTTGCTGGACCCGAACCATGGTAACCAACGCTTGCAATATCTCCACTGGGCGGGCATCCGCATTACTCCCGGCTGTCCCTACTGGGACATTTGGAAGCATTATCGCTACCTCAACAGCCCTGTCGTTCCCCCAGATTCAGCCTTAGCTCCTAAAGTTTCTTTAACACAACGAGTCCGAAAATGGCTCAAAAAATGA
- a CDS encoding cupin domain-containing protein, translating to MASVKESPKEATNHKTLPTLAETTQGIAATELRPWGSFTVLEEGTRYKIKRIEVKPGHRLSLQMHHHRSEHWIVVSGTARVICDEKEELVYSNQSTYVPQGTSHRLENPGVIPLVLIEVQNGEYLGEDDIIRFQDDYARKDNG from the coding sequence ATGGCATCTGTTAAAGAATCTCCCAAAGAAGCCACTAATCATAAAACGTTACCCACCTTAGCCGAGACCACCCAAGGCATCGCAGCCACTGAACTGCGCCCCTGGGGTTCCTTCACCGTCCTCGAAGAGGGAACTCGTTATAAAATCAAACGAATTGAAGTCAAGCCGGGACATCGCCTCAGCTTGCAGATGCACCACCATCGCAGTGAGCATTGGATCGTCGTCTCGGGAACGGCGCGAGTCATCTGCGACGAAAAGGAAGAACTGGTTTACAGTAACCAGTCCACCTATGTCCCTCAAGGAACCAGCCATCGCCTCGAAAATCCCGGTGTCATCCCCCTGGTTCTGATTGAAGTTCAGAATGGCGAGTATCTTGGGGAAGACGATATTATCCGCTTCCAGGACGATTACGCCCGCAAAGACAACGGCTAA
- a CDS encoding pentapeptide repeat-containing protein yields the protein MANAIHLALVENGAARWTNAKNGQGAIALDLTDAHLIGADFRDFNLANCNLRGATLIGANFRGATLTGADLSRANLNGANFHQANLRQANLNGAQLRRASLCEADLQGAHLNQADLSEATLHGAELIGAYLYEANLSYSDLSGVHFNGSYLAGANLTRANLSQADLRQTHLHHANFSGATLTGVVLRYAQMQGVRLDAAQLSEIDDWGAAQLNNRDE from the coding sequence GTGGCAAACGCGATACATCTGGCCCTAGTGGAAAATGGGGCCGCTCGATGGACGAATGCAAAAAATGGTCAGGGGGCGATCGCGTTAGATTTAACCGACGCACATCTGATCGGTGCAGATTTCCGAGATTTTAATCTAGCCAATTGCAATCTCCGGGGGGCGACTCTGATTGGGGCCAACTTTCGCGGCGCGACGCTCACCGGGGCAGACTTAAGCCGCGCCAACCTGAATGGGGCCAACTTTCATCAAGCCAACCTACGACAAGCCAATCTCAACGGCGCTCAACTACGTCGGGCCAGTTTATGTGAAGCGGATTTACAAGGCGCTCATCTCAATCAAGCGGACTTATCCGAAGCGACACTTCATGGCGCGGAACTGATTGGGGCTTATCTCTATGAGGCCAATCTCTCCTATAGCGACCTTTCTGGGGTGCATTTCAACGGCTCCTACCTCGCTGGTGCCAATTTAACCAGGGCCAACCTCAGCCAAGCGGATTTACGACAAACTCATTTGCATCATGCTAATTTTTCAGGAGCAACCTTGACTGGGGTGGTGTTACGCTACGCCCAGATGCAAGGGGTGAGGTTAGATGCGGCCCAGCTAAGCGAGATTGATGACTGGGGTGCGGCCCAGCTAAACAATCGGGATGAATAA
- the tmk gene encoding dTMP kinase has protein sequence MAGQLIVFEGIEGAGKTTQLQRAAAWLRSQVAVPVLTTREPGGTLLGQELRHLLLKVRDADEIAPRSELLLYASDRAQHVEQYLKPNLAQGAIILCDRYTHSTLAYQGYGRQLDLELIQQLNAIATGGLQPDLTFWLDLAPEVGLQRIQQRGEPNRLEREALAFHQRVRQGYLSLAQQDPERMIRLNAEAPAEEIEQEITKILQKSLGQPLS, from the coding sequence ATGGCCGGCCAGTTAATTGTATTCGAGGGGATTGAGGGAGCGGGTAAAACCACGCAACTGCAACGGGCGGCGGCTTGGCTGCGATCGCAGGTTGCGGTTCCGGTTCTGACGACTCGTGAACCGGGGGGAACCCTCTTAGGGCAAGAGTTACGTCATCTATTGCTTAAGGTGCGAGATGCCGATGAGATTGCCCCGCGCTCGGAATTACTTCTCTATGCCAGCGATCGCGCCCAGCATGTGGAGCAGTACCTTAAGCCTAACTTAGCTCAGGGGGCAATTATCCTGTGCGATCGCTATACCCACTCGACTTTGGCCTATCAGGGCTATGGACGACAACTGGATCTTGAGTTAATCCAACAGCTTAATGCGATCGCCACTGGGGGGCTACAGCCCGACTTAACCTTCTGGTTAGATCTCGCCCCTGAAGTGGGCTTACAACGGATTCAGCAGCGAGGAGAACCCAATCGCCTCGAACGAGAAGCCCTCGCCTTCCATCAACGAGTCCGTCAGGGCTATCTCAGCCTAGCCCAACAGGACCCGGAACGGATGATTCGCCTCAATGCCGAGGCCCCCGCCGAGGAGATTGAACAAGAAATCACAAAAATTTTGCAAAAGAGCCTAGGCCAGCCCTTATCATGA
- a CDS encoding DedA family protein, which produces MSEAISLEAVEEIARQYGYWAVFLGISMENAGVPLPGETLTLVGGFLAGEGELDYWIVLLCATGGAILGDNFGYWIGKWGGFPLMLRVGKLLRVPERQLYRLRDEFSKNAAKAVFLGRFVALLRIFAGPLAGISDMPYGKFFLCNAAGATVWASVMVSLSFFVGRLVPLEKLVSGVATFSVGALLLLVLAIAVPRLLELRNPLNVEEK; this is translated from the coding sequence ATGTCTGAGGCAATCTCGTTAGAAGCGGTCGAAGAAATCGCCCGTCAGTACGGGTACTGGGCGGTTTTTTTGGGAATCTCCATGGAAAATGCTGGGGTTCCCCTTCCCGGAGAAACCTTAACGCTTGTGGGGGGCTTTTTAGCCGGAGAGGGGGAACTCGACTATTGGATTGTTCTCCTCTGCGCCACGGGGGGAGCAATTCTGGGAGACAATTTTGGCTATTGGATTGGCAAGTGGGGAGGGTTTCCCCTCATGTTGCGTGTCGGTAAGCTGTTGCGCGTTCCTGAGAGGCAACTCTACCGACTGCGGGATGAATTTAGTAAAAACGCTGCCAAAGCCGTGTTTTTAGGGCGTTTTGTGGCTCTGTTACGGATTTTTGCTGGCCCCCTAGCGGGAATTTCTGATATGCCCTATGGCAAGTTCTTTCTCTGTAACGCTGCTGGGGCAACGGTTTGGGCCTCGGTCATGGTGAGTCTCTCCTTTTTCGTGGGGCGGTTGGTTCCCTTAGAGAAACTCGTCTCTGGGGTGGCAACCTTTAGTGTGGGGGCTTTGCTTTTATTGGTGTTGGCGATCGCCGTTCCCCGCCTCTTGGAATTGCGAAACCCCTTAAACGTCGAGGAAAAATAA
- a CDS encoding SDR family oxidoreductase, producing the protein MTSHSINRSAKTIVLTGVSRGLGQAMLEGFIAEGHRLFGCATDEGAIAQLQKTYGDPHQFAVVDLADDGQVQRWSQQVLQEIQAPDILINNAGVINEPARVWEMSAPEFDRVIDVNIKGVANVLRHFVPAMIQQEGGIIVNFSSTWGRSTSPEVAPYCATKWAIEGLTRSLSQELPRHLAAVALNPGVINTDMLQTCFGSSANNYTTPKAWARSAVPFILNLTPQDNGKAATVPG; encoded by the coding sequence ATGACTTCCCATTCTATAAACCGTTCTGCTAAAACCATTGTTCTGACTGGGGTCAGTCGCGGACTCGGACAGGCGATGCTAGAGGGGTTCATCGCCGAGGGCCATCGCCTGTTCGGCTGTGCCACGGATGAGGGGGCGATCGCCCAACTCCAGAAAACCTACGGAGACCCCCATCAGTTCGCCGTGGTGGATTTGGCGGATGATGGGCAAGTGCAACGATGGAGTCAACAGGTTCTCCAAGAAATTCAGGCTCCCGATATTCTGATTAATAATGCCGGAGTCATCAACGAACCGGCCCGAGTCTGGGAGATGTCTGCCCCGGAGTTCGATCGCGTCATCGATGTCAACATTAAGGGGGTGGCCAACGTCTTGCGCCATTTTGTCCCGGCCATGATTCAGCAAGAAGGGGGAATTATCGTCAACTTCAGTTCCACCTGGGGGCGCAGTACATCCCCGGAAGTCGCCCCCTACTGTGCCACCAAATGGGCCATTGAGGGCCTAACGCGATCGCTCTCCCAGGAACTTCCCCGTCATTTGGCCGCTGTGGCCTTGAACCCTGGTGTCATCAATACCGATATGCTACAAACCTGTTTCGGCAGCAGTGCCAACAACTACACCACGCCCAAGGCCTGGGCCCGTTCAGCGGTTCCCTTCATCCTCAACCTAACTCCTCAAGATAATGGTAAAGCGGCCACTGTTCCGGGCTGA
- a CDS encoding transposase, with product MARCVVLANDWVFYENLQVRNLIRNHCLAKSIADASWYQFRRWLEYFAWKFGKVAWPVNPAYTSQDCYHCGNRVVKTLSTRTHRCRCGTVIDRDENAALNILKLGIEQYRRAAGN from the coding sequence TTGGCACGTTGCGTAGTCCTGGCTAACGACTGGGTGTTCTACGAAAACTTGCAGGTACGCAATCTGATTCGCAACCACTGTCTAGCGAAAAGCATCGCTGATGCTAGTTGGTATCAGTTTCGGCGATGGCTGGAGTATTTTGCCTGGAAGTTTGGCAAGGTGGCTTGGCCGGTCAATCCAGCCTATACCTCTCAGGACTGCTATCACTGCGGGAATCGAGTTGTCAAGACCTTGAGTACCCGCACCCATAGATGTCGTTGCGGCACCGTCATCGACCGCGATGAAAATGCTGCACTCAATATCCTGAAGTTAGGCATCGAACAGTACCGGCGGGCAGCCGGGAACTAA
- the tnpA gene encoding IS200/IS605 family transposase: protein MGQEYRQTKTSVSLINYHFVWCPKRRKKVLVGSIKERLTRLIHDKARELDCEVVSLAVEPGHVHLFLNAPPQIAPHQLMHRIKGATSHQLRKEFPSLLRLPSLWTRSYFCGSAGNVSSEAIQRYIEAQR, encoded by the coding sequence ATGGGCCAAGAGTACCGCCAAACCAAAACATCTGTATCACTGATCAACTATCACTTCGTCTGGTGCCCAAAGCGGCGAAAGAAGGTGCTGGTTGGCTCAATCAAGGAGAGGTTGACCCGGCTGATTCACGACAAGGCTAGGGAGTTGGACTGTGAGGTGGTTAGTTTGGCAGTGGAGCCTGGCCACGTCCACCTGTTCCTGAACGCACCGCCACAGATAGCGCCCCACCAGCTCATGCACCGCATCAAGGGGGCTACGTCCCACCAGCTTCGCAAAGAGTTTCCGTCCCTCCTGAGATTGCCGTCCCTGTGGACACGCTCCTACTTTTGCGGGTCGGCGGGGAACGTCTCTTCCGAGGCAATTCAGCGCTATATTGAGGCCCAACGCTGA
- a CDS encoding DNA phosphorothioation system restriction enzyme, whose protein sequence is MPLDLASVLPSGRPRLPSDLTLRPYQEQAIANWFAASGRGTLKMATGSGKTITALAIASRLHQAIGLQVLLIICPYRHLVTQWDRECRRFDLDPILAFESIHHWQGPLIRSLTAVRSQSLPFLTIITTNATLMRDRFQWQLKYLPAKTLIIGDEVHNLGAPRLETSLPRHIGLRLGLSATPERHFDDEGTDAVLGYFGNVLQPELSLGDAIKAGALVRYQYYPLFVPLTSWESEQYAKLTHRIGWALGDDSRDPDELTALLVKRSRLIGTASRKLDILRWMMRSRLNTSHTLFYCSDGCDSETNTPQIEAVVRLLGRELGFRINTYTAETSINEREQLRQQFEAGELQGLVAIRCLDEGVDIPAIRTAAILASSSNPRQFVQRRGRILRPHPSKDHATLFDTIVLPPDLDRETWEVERNLLKKELKRFLEFAELADNAEEAQQQLRGLQAKYGIGDD, encoded by the coding sequence ATGCCGTTGGATTTAGCCTCGGTTCTCCCTAGTGGACGACCCCGACTGCCCTCAGACCTAACCTTACGCCCCTATCAGGAACAGGCGATCGCCAATTGGTTCGCCGCCAGTGGCCGAGGAACCCTGAAGATGGCCACCGGAAGCGGCAAAACCATCACCGCCCTCGCCATCGCCAGCCGACTGCATCAAGCCATCGGCTTACAGGTTCTGCTGATTATCTGTCCCTACCGTCATCTCGTCACCCAATGGGATCGCGAATGTCGTCGCTTCGACTTAGATCCCATTCTCGCCTTTGAAAGCATCCACCACTGGCAAGGCCCCCTCATCCGCAGCCTCACCGCCGTGCGATCGCAGAGTTTACCCTTTCTGACGATTATCACCACCAACGCCACCCTGATGCGCGATCGCTTCCAATGGCAACTCAAATACCTCCCCGCCAAAACCCTCATCATTGGCGATGAAGTCCACAACCTCGGCGCACCCCGCCTCGAAACCTCCCTCCCCCGTCACATCGGCTTACGGCTGGGCCTCTCCGCCACCCCAGAACGCCACTTCGACGACGAAGGAACCGATGCCGTTCTCGGCTATTTCGGCAACGTCTTACAACCGGAACTCAGCCTCGGCGATGCCATCAAAGCCGGGGCCCTCGTGCGCTATCAATACTATCCCCTATTCGTTCCCCTCACCTCCTGGGAAAGTGAACAATATGCAAAACTCACCCATCGCATCGGTTGGGCCTTAGGGGACGATAGCCGCGATCCTGACGAACTCACCGCCCTACTGGTGAAGCGATCGCGCCTCATCGGGACTGCTAGCCGTAAACTAGATATCTTGCGCTGGATGATGCGATCGCGCCTGAACACCAGTCACACCCTGTTTTACTGTAGCGACGGCTGCGACAGCGAAACCAACACCCCGCAAATCGAAGCCGTGGTGCGTCTGCTGGGGCGAGAACTGGGGTTCCGCATCAACACCTACACCGCCGAAACCTCCATCAACGAACGGGAACAACTCCGCCAGCAATTTGAAGCCGGAGAACTCCAGGGATTAGTCGCCATCCGTTGTCTCGACGAAGGCGTTGACATTCCCGCCATCCGCACCGCCGCCATCCTTGCCAGCAGCAGCAACCCCCGCCAATTCGTCCAACGTCGCGGCCGCATCCTGCGCCCCCATCCCAGTAAAGACCATGCCACCTTATTTGATACCATCGTCTTACCCCCAGACCTTGACCGTGAAACTTGGGAAGTCGAACGCAACCTATTAAAAAAAGAACTCAAACGCTTTCTTGAATTTGCCGAACTGGCCGACAACGCCGAAGAAGCTCAACAACAACTACGAGGACTTCAAGCAAAATATGGTATTGGTGATGATTGA
- a CDS encoding cytochrome c produces MKILTRFVLTALITLLVVFHTGYLVKGYPDNLPGNRDGNRVTTEPIALKSMASSGSSGVDRDLVIPYRRRYMRALSGHYRSLEEILENEAPFSEQTLTHIEALLSLAEFMADVFPAGTAMTPEEGWGAKPLIWEELEDFSQLIANFKASLEDLKMAVMDSDTSVNLTDSLTTVREGCLDCHRLYRVRQP; encoded by the coding sequence ATGAAGATTTTAACGCGCTTTGTCTTAACCGCGCTCATTACTCTATTAGTCGTCTTTCATACAGGCTATCTGGTGAAAGGATATCCCGATAATTTACCGGGGAACCGTGACGGGAACCGAGTTACAACTGAGCCAATCGCTCTCAAGTCAATGGCTTCTAGTGGTTCATCCGGGGTAGATAGGGATTTGGTCATTCCCTATCGTCGCCGATACATGAGAGCGTTGTCAGGTCATTATCGTTCTCTTGAAGAAATCCTGGAGAATGAGGCCCCTTTTTCGGAACAAACTCTAACCCACATTGAGGCCCTATTGTCTCTGGCTGAGTTTATGGCGGACGTTTTTCCGGCCGGAACAGCGATGACACCAGAAGAAGGTTGGGGTGCGAAGCCGTTGATTTGGGAAGAACTGGAGGATTTTTCTCAACTCATTGCTAATTTTAAAGCCAGTCTTGAAGACTTAAAAATGGCGGTTATGGATTCAGACACTTCAGTTAATCTAACAGATTCGCTTACAACAGTGAGGGAGGGATGCTTGGATTGTCATCGCTTATATCGAGTTCGGCAACCTTAG
- the metE gene encoding 5-methyltetrahydropteroyltriglutamate--homocysteine S-methyltransferase, translating into MTLEKNGQTRFETATLGYPRIGKSRELKKALEAFWRGQSDAETLIQTQQEVESKNWETQQKAGIDRIGIGDMSLYDHVLDWSIYLGIIPERFASFSGLERYFAMARGNDGIPALEMTKWFDTNYHYLVPEIPEQLQPADFSDFLETVRRAQSQLGDRAVPIILGPVTLLRLSRFEMNQEQAASHLCDRYLQLLQDVKNMGVAEVQIHEPALVFGDAANFKNLYQSTYESLSQIGLPIQLVTYFDDLGDNYPWVMELPVAGISLDFTRGRSLELLQQYGFPSDKQLGAGLVDARNIWKIRPDILLSTLDTIASITTNLRLQPSASLQFVPYDAQRERKLPEPLLQVLSFAEQKLEELNVLANHLTRPQESDKSLESISHQWQTFQQFSPVNQAVQERLKTLKPQDLERPLPYEQRIENQPVLPPFPTTTIGSFPQTSDVRKLRLKLKRGEITQADYEAAIDAEIGKCIQFQEEAGLDVLVHGEFERTDMVEFFGQQLSGFAFTEYAWVQSYGSRCVRPPIIYGDVARTQAMTVREFKVAQSLTNKIVKGMLTGPVTMINWSFTRTDIPRNEQAMQIALALRDEVADLEAAGAKMVQIDEPALREGLPLKPERWNEYLSWAVDAFRLSAAIAKPETQIHTHMCYSEFGDIIEHIERLDADVLSIENSRSNNETLFEITDAGYKNQVGNGVYDVHSPAVPGTEQMVQQLKTGVANLPIAQIWVNPDCGLKTRGWDEVIPSLKNMVEAAKVLRQEVESTQK; encoded by the coding sequence ATGACCCTTGAAAAGAATGGCCAAACCCGTTTTGAAACAGCTACATTGGGATATCCCCGCATTGGTAAAAGTCGAGAGTTAAAAAAGGCATTAGAAGCCTTTTGGCGGGGTCAATCTGACGCAGAAACACTCATCCAAACCCAACAAGAGGTTGAGTCCAAAAACTGGGAAACGCAACAAAAAGCCGGAATTGATCGAATCGGCATCGGCGATATGAGCCTCTACGATCACGTTTTAGACTGGAGCATCTACCTAGGCATCATTCCCGAACGGTTTGCATCCTTCAGCGGACTGGAGCGTTACTTTGCCATGGCCAGGGGAAACGATGGCATTCCGGCTCTGGAAATGACAAAATGGTTCGACACGAACTATCACTACCTGGTCCCCGAAATCCCTGAACAATTACAGCCAGCGGACTTTAGCGATTTCCTAGAAACCGTCCGTCGCGCTCAAAGCCAATTGGGCGATCGCGCGGTCCCTATCATTTTAGGTCCAGTGACCTTGCTACGGCTGAGTCGTTTTGAGATGAATCAGGAGCAAGCCGCTTCTCACCTGTGCGATCGCTATCTTCAGCTTCTCCAAGACGTTAAAAACATGGGCGTGGCTGAAGTTCAAATCCATGAACCCGCGTTAGTCTTTGGAGATGCGGCTAACTTCAAAAACCTCTATCAATCCACCTATGAATCTCTGAGTCAAATTGGCTTACCCATTCAACTCGTCACCTACTTTGATGACTTGGGCGACAATTATCCCTGGGTGATGGAACTCCCCGTAGCGGGTATTAGTTTAGATTTTACCCGTGGGCGCAGCCTAGAGTTATTACAACAGTATGGTTTCCCCAGCGATAAACAGTTAGGTGCGGGACTTGTCGATGCACGCAACATCTGGAAAATTCGCCCAGACATCCTGCTGTCAACCCTAGACACTATTGCTAGTATCACCACAAACCTACGGCTTCAGCCCTCGGCTTCTCTGCAATTTGTTCCCTACGATGCTCAGCGAGAACGCAAACTCCCCGAACCTTTGCTTCAAGTTTTGAGCTTTGCTGAACAGAAGCTAGAGGAACTCAACGTGCTGGCGAATCATTTGACTCGACCTCAAGAGTCTGACAAATCCCTAGAGAGTATTAGTCATCAATGGCAAACGTTCCAGCAATTTAGCCCGGTCAATCAAGCCGTGCAAGAGCGGTTAAAAACCCTGAAACCCCAGGATTTAGAACGCCCGTTACCCTATGAACAACGTATCGAGAATCAGCCCGTTTTACCGCCATTTCCCACCACAACCATCGGCTCATTTCCTCAAACCTCGGATGTGCGAAAACTGCGGCTGAAACTGAAACGGGGTGAGATCACCCAAGCCGACTATGAAGCGGCGATTGATGCAGAAATTGGCAAGTGCATCCAATTCCAAGAAGAGGCCGGACTCGATGTTTTAGTCCATGGTGAATTTGAGCGCACTGACATGGTGGAATTTTTTGGGCAGCAATTATCGGGTTTTGCCTTTACCGAATATGCTTGGGTGCAAAGTTACGGCAGCCGCTGCGTGCGTCCCCCCATTATTTATGGAGATGTTGCCCGCACTCAAGCCATGACAGTTCGGGAGTTCAAAGTCGCCCAATCCCTCACTAACAAAATTGTCAAAGGGATGTTAACGGGTCCAGTAACGATGATTAACTGGTCTTTTACCCGCACGGATATTCCCCGTAACGAGCAAGCCATGCAGATTGCGTTAGCCTTGCGGGATGAAGTGGCTGACTTAGAAGCGGCTGGGGCGAAGATGGTGCAAATTGACGAACCAGCCTTGCGGGAAGGGTTGCCCCTGAAGCCAGAACGTTGGAATGAGTATCTATCCTGGGCGGTGGATGCCTTCCGTTTGTCTGCGGCAATTGCTAAACCCGAAACCCAAATTCACACTCATATGTGTTACTCGGAATTTGGCGACATTATTGAGCATATTGAGCGTTTGGATGCCGATGTGTTGTCGATTGAGAACAGCCGTAGCAATAACGAAACTCTGTTTGAAATCACCGATGCAGGCTACAAAAATCAAGTCGGCAATGGGGTTTACGATGTCCACAGTCCAGCGGTTCCTGGCACTGAACAGATGGTGCAGCAACTCAAAACTGGGGTGGCTAATTTACCGATCGCGCAGATTTGGGTTAACCCTGATTGTGGCTTAAAAACACGCGGTTGGGACGAGGTGATTCCTTCTTTGAAAAATATGGTGGAAGCGGCGAAAGTTCTGCGCCAGGAGGTTGAGTCAACTCAGAAATAA